Sequence from the Methanobacterium alkalithermotolerans genome:
CCGGTTAGAGCGGTTATTGCATTTAAAATAAATGATATAATAAATGCCCGGGTATATTTAATTTCAAATAATTTTTTTATTAAAAATCCCTCTCCTGTAAAAACCATCAACTCTACCATAAACCAGTTTTTTATAAAATAAATGTATAGCAAATTTGCCAAAGGCCAGGTGATACAGTTTATAAGGATTATGTACAGAAGACTTTTTTTAAGAGGAATTTTTATCATAAACTGGATTAAAATAAATTCCAGAGCTATGGTTAAAAAAAATAAAAATAAATTGGGCATGATTACCTGAAATTTATTTTCTTTTCCAGATAATGAATATTATCGCTCCTAAAGCCAAAAGAGGCAACAATATATATAATAAATATTCACTAACTTCTGGGGCATTTAAGGGTTGGGGTATGTTTTCCTGGTTTTGGAAATCCATAACCTGCTGGGTACCATCAGTAAAGTAATATTTCATCTGTTTTTTAGAAATAATTAATTCAGTATCATTTAGAGAATCTATTTCCAGAATCATAACTGCTTTTTCTAATTTATCTGACTCAGGAACTGTATCAAAAGTACCAGAAAGCTCCAGATTGGACTTTATTAATCGACTGTCATTTTGGAATAATGCATTAATCTGGGAATCATCCTCATTTTCCAGTTCCACCGGATTAAATTCAGATTCAGGTAGGGCATAAATATAAACCATGCTTAATTTATAAAAACTAAATTCGCTGGAATTTAGAACTTCAAAAGAAGGGGAGGGAATACCATGGGCAAGGAAAAAATACTCCGGATAATTATCAATATTCTCGATTTGATAGTAAAGGGGAATCTCTTTAGTTCCCGGTTCAATAACATCCCCCCAACAGGGATTAGCAGCTAAAAGAAGTATACATAATAAACTAAAAACTAGAATTCTTTTCATGAATATTAATATTGCTCTGATGATTAATATATTTTTTCCTGGTTTCTGTGTCGGGACTTTTTACTTCAGGGGAACTTAAACTGAGTAGCAGGAACCATTAACTAGTCATACCATATTTTTTTTAAAATAGCACTGACAAAAAATGCCACCCCTAATACCAGGACGATGGTGGCCCCTGATGCTAAATTAAATAAATAGGATAACCACAGTCCTATGCTGGTTAGTATGATGCCCAGTATCACAGAAGTCATCATTAATTTAGGAATATTGTGAGTAAATTGGCGGCTTATTGCGGCGGGAATGGTTAAAAGAGCTATTATGAGTATAATTCCCACGGCTTTAATTAATACCACCACACTTAAAGCCACCAGCCCCAGCAGAATTATATAAATTAAGTGGGAAGGCACTCCCATTACTTCTGCAAATTCTTCATCAAAAGATATTGCGGCAAATTCCCGATAAAATAGTCCCACTGTTCCCAGAATAATTAAATCCAGCACCACCATTATTAATAGATCCTGATAGGGAACCGTTAATATACTGCCAAAAAGGTAGCTGAAAAGATCAGGCGCATATCCTGGACTTAAATTGATAAAAATAATACCCAGGGCCATTCCCACCGACCATAAAATCCCTATGGCAGTGTCTTCACTAATTTCTACCTTTTTACCTAAAGAACCCATCAATACAGCAGAAAACACACTAAATGGTATGGCACTCAAAACAGGGTTAATTCCCAGCAGATACCCCAGACCTATTCCTCCAAAAGCAGCGTGAGATATTCCTCCACTTATAAAAACTATTTTTTTAATCACCACATAAGTGCCCACCACACCACAGGATATACTTACCAGTATGGCGGCAATAAATGCATTTTGCATGAACTGATACTGCAAAAATTCCAGCATCATTCCCCACCTTTTTTAAAATAGTCCCGGCAGGGAAGCTTATGGTCATTATTCCTGCTTTTTTTCATAGGAGGTTTTCCTTTTAGTTAGTTTTTAGATTATAAAATCATTTTTATCAAATTATTCATGCTCTCTTAAAACTCTGTGTGGAAATCCATGTGCTATAAGGTCAATAGGACATTTATAAGCTTTTTCCAGGCCCTCAATTGATTCTTCCACCGGCCCATGACAGTAAATTTTCTGATTTAAACAGGCTATACTATCCACATAAGAGGAAACTACCCCTATATCATGTGAAACCATAACCACTGCCATTTTTTTTCTTAGTTTAGATAGTATTTCATAGAACTTGCCCTGAAAATGAGGATCTATACTGGCGGTGGGTTCATCCAGTAAAAGTAATTCCGGGTTCCTGCTCAGGGCACGGGCAATAAAAACCCGCTGTAATTGACCGCCAGATAGTTTTTCTATTTGCTCATTCTTTAAATGCAACATTTCCACTTTTTTAAGTGAATCCAAAGCAGATTTTCTGTCTTCTTTGTTGTAACCCTTTAATAATTGTTTATAACGTCCCATGAGCACCACTTCCAGTACACTTATGGGAAAATTTGACTGGTAACTGGACTTCTGGGGCAGATAACCTATATTTTTTGATTTACCGGGAGCCATTCCCAGAACTTCAATATTTCCCTTATATGGATTTAAAAGGCCCAGAATTAATTTTAAAAGGGTGGTCTTTCCTCCGCCATTGGGTCCGATAAGGGCCATGAAATCATTTTTCTTAATGGTAAGATTAACATCTTCCAGGATGTAATGATCCTTTAATTTGTAATAAACTCCTTCCATATTAACTGCATTTGCCATAAAAATGATTCCTTTTTATGATTTTTTGAAGGCTTCTAAAACTATCAACATATTTTCCAGATAATTAGGTGCTAAGGGGTCTATTAAAACCACTTCCGCATCCAGTTCTCCTGCAATAAAATCTGCATTTTTCCGGGAAAACTGGGGTGAAACAAATATTATCCTTATATTATTTTTCCGGGCCTGTTCTATAACATTAGCTATGGACTGAGGGGTGGGTTCTTTACCTCCTTTTTCAATGGCAATCTGCTCGAAACCGTAATCTCTGGTGAAATATCCCCACGAAGGATGGTAAACCAGTATCTTCCTATTTTCTTTACCAGATATCTCCTGAATAATTTTCCCATCCAGTTCTTCCAACTCCAAGATATATTCCTCTTTATTTTTTTGATAGAACTCCTTATTTTCAGGATCCGCTTTTATTAATTCCTGATAAATATTTTCAACCATCACCTTCACATTTCGAGGAGAAGTCCACACGTGAGGGTCTGCTTCATTTTCGGCATGAACATGGCCTTGAGCATCATCAAAGTGCTCAGGATTAGGGATAAAGTCCAATCCTTTAGAACTATTCACCACTTTCATATCGGGATTAACGGATTTAATTTTGTCCATGTAATTTAATTCAAACTCCAGCCCGGAACCTACTTCAAAGTAAAGTGGAGATTGGGAAACCTCCTGCAGGGTACGGGGTTCAATTTCATAAGTATGGGGGTCCGCCCCGGAAGGCACCATTATCACCACATGGACTTTTTCTTTTCCAATCCTTTCTATAAATTCTTTTTGAGGCATTATAGATGCGGCTACAATGAGCCTATCCTCTTCATTGGCGGGATCGGAACTACTATATATGCTGGAGAAAATAAAAACCGAGGCTATTATTAATATTATCAGTACTGGAACTATAATTTTAAGTCTTTTTTCCATTATTACACCACTATATTATCTGTTTTTAACTAATATGGGTAAATACAGCTATTCATTTTAAGATATTTTAGTGGATAAAGCAGATATTCTTATCAATATTCTGGGTTTATTAATACTTAAACATTATCTTAATAAAATTTATGCAAATATATATAAACTATTATTAAAAAAAATAGATCTATGGCCATTATTAGTATTTCATTAAATGACAAGCTTTTAGCAGAAATAGATGCACTAAAAGATGAAATGGGTTTTTCAGGGAGATCTGATGTTATCCGTGCTGCTGCAAGGGTCTTAATTGATGAAAATAAAACTGAAGATAATATTAAAGGAAAGGTTAATGCTCTTTTATTTTTAATCCACAGCCAAAAGGTGGAAGGTGCAGTTACCACCATAAAACACGACTTCGAAGACATCATCAATACTCAAATTCACAGTCATTTAAAAGAAGAAAACTGTTTGGAGATATTTATTTTAGAGGGCGAAACTTCAAGAATAAAGGGCCTGACCCGAAAGTTCCGCAACTGTGGCAAAATGGAGCATCTCAAATTAATTGTA
This genomic interval carries:
- a CDS encoding metal ABC transporter ATP-binding protein; this encodes MANAVNMEGVYYKLKDHYILEDVNLTIKKNDFMALIGPNGGGKTTLLKLILGLLNPYKGNIEVLGMAPGKSKNIGYLPQKSSYQSNFPISVLEVVLMGRYKQLLKGYNKEDRKSALDSLKKVEMLHLKNEQIEKLSGGQLQRVFIARALSRNPELLLLDEPTASIDPHFQGKFYEILSKLRKKMAVVMVSHDIGVVSSYVDSIACLNQKIYCHGPVEESIEGLEKAYKCPIDLIAHGFPHRVLREHE
- a CDS encoding CopG family ribbon-helix-helix protein, which gives rise to MAIISISLNDKLLAEIDALKDEMGFSGRSDVIRAAARVLIDENKTEDNIKGKVNALLFLIHSQKVEGAVTTIKHDFEDIINTQIHSHLKEENCLEIFILEGETSRIKGLTRKFRNCGKMEHLKLIVF
- a CDS encoding metal ABC transporter permease; the encoded protein is MLEFLQYQFMQNAFIAAILVSISCGVVGTYVVIKKIVFISGGISHAAFGGIGLGYLLGINPVLSAIPFSVFSAVLMGSLGKKVEISEDTAIGILWSVGMALGIIFINLSPGYAPDLFSYLFGSILTVPYQDLLIMVVLDLIILGTVGLFYREFAAISFDEEFAEVMGVPSHLIYIILLGLVALSVVVLIKAVGIILIIALLTIPAAISRQFTHNIPKLMMTSVILGIILTSIGLWLSYLFNLASGATIVLVLGVAFFVSAILKKIWYD
- a CDS encoding metal ABC transporter solute-binding protein, Zn/Mn family, whose amino-acid sequence is MEKRLKIIVPVLIILIIASVFIFSSIYSSSDPANEEDRLIVAASIMPQKEFIERIGKEKVHVVIMVPSGADPHTYEIEPRTLQEVSQSPLYFEVGSGLEFELNYMDKIKSVNPDMKVVNSSKGLDFIPNPEHFDDAQGHVHAENEADPHVWTSPRNVKVMVENIYQELIKADPENKEFYQKNKEEYILELEELDGKIIQEISGKENRKILVYHPSWGYFTRDYGFEQIAIEKGGKEPTPQSIANVIEQARKNNIRIIFVSPQFSRKNADFIAGELDAEVVLIDPLAPNYLENMLIVLEAFKKS